GTGAGCGCCGACCTGCTGCCGAGCACGACCGGCGACCGCGCGCCGCCGCCGATGCAGAGATAGACGCGCGCGCCGGGGCGGATCGGTCCGATGCGCACGGTCTCGCCGGCGCGCACCGCGGTCGGTGTGCACGCGGGGAGAGGGCGCACGCCGCCAACACCTTCGATGCACGCGTCCCGGCACTCCCCGCCGGCGAGACAGGTGATCGCGTCGGCGTCGAACCCGAGGGTCGGTCCGACGAGCGCGCACTCGAACGCGGCGTCGGAGTCGCGGTTGCCGAGCAGACGGTTGCCCACGCGGAGCGAGAGCGCATCCGAGGCGCCCGAGAGCGGCACGCCCATCGCGCCGAGCCCGGGGCGGCCGAGGTCCTGCACGGTGGTGTGCGCGCCGGGATGAAGCACACGGCACTGACTCATGACGAACGTTCCACGGCGTGCCTCGCGTCGTACTCTTCGCGCGTGATCGCCCGGAACCGCACGCGATCGCCCGCGCGGAGGGAACACGGGTCGGGGCGCTGCGCATCAAACATCGGCAGTGGCGTCGCGCCGATCAGTCGCCAGCCGCCCGGCGTCTCGCTCGGGTAGATGCCGCAGCGTGCCCCGGCGACACCGACGCTCCCCGCGCGGACGCGCGGACGCGGTGAGTCCAGGCGCGCCGCGTGGAGCGCGGCGGGCAGGCCCGCGAGGTACGCGAACCCGGGCGAAAACCCAAGGAAACGCACGGTGTATACCGCAGATGCGTGCAGCGCCGCGGCGTCGCTCGTCGACAGCCCTGCGCCTGAGGCGATCGCCTCGAGGTCGGGGGCAAGGTCCGAGTCGTAGCAGACGGGTATCTCGATGGTCCGTTGTGACTCGTGTGCGGAATTCCGGAGCGCGCAGGTCCGCGCGATGCGCAGCGCTTCGTTCGCGATCGCGACGGGGTCGGCGGCGCCGGGGTCGATCGTGATCTGAACAGTGGTGGACGCGGGGGTCAGGTCAATGACGCCGGCCACGGCCTCATCTCGTATGGCCTTGAAGACATTGACGATGCGTTCGGCATGCGCGTCACCGTGGCCCTCCACGAGTGCGAGGTGGAGGGTTCGGTCGCCTGACCAGATGATCCGTGGGTGGTGCATGGCTTGGGTCGTGGGGGCGCCAACGATTGCCCGATACGGAGCGGACCCTGTCCCGATTGTATGGGACGATCGCGGCGTCCCGTCGTGACGCGCACGGCGTCGAGCGGACTGCCCGGCGTGGACCGGCAGGATCTTGACAGCGAGTGTGCCGCGTGGGACAGTCGTGGGCAGCGAGAGATGCGGTGTGATGCTCACCCGTACGCAGTCGACATACACGAAAGTGCACAAATGAGACACGGTGCTTCGTTGCTTATGGGAGCGGTGGTGATTCTGGTCGCCTCGATGTCCGGCTGCGTGACCTCGAAGCGACCGTTCGGCCCGCTGTCTGGACCGTCGGTCGAACTCGCCGAGATCCCCGGCTTCCCTGAGCCCGTGCGGTTCTGGGGAGACTCGCACCCGGAAGCGCTTGCCGCGATGGCTGTTGCCGCGACCCGGCGAGAGGAGGCGTATCTGAAGCGTCGGGGGCACACGGGCGGCCTGCCACCGGCTGCGATGCTCGCGTTGTCGGGTGGTGGAGAGAACGGCGCGTACGGCGCCGGCCTGCTCTGTGGCTGGACGGAGCATGGCAACCGACCCGATTTCAAACTCGTCACGGGCATCAGCACCGGGGCGCTGATCGCTCCGATGGCGTTCCTGGGCTCGGAGCAGGATGCGAACCTGAAGAGGTTCTACACCTCGGTCACCCTGAAAGACATAGCCAAACCCCGCGGGAAGTTGGATGTGCTGTGGAAGGACGCGGCCGCCGACACCGGCCCGCTTGCGTCGCTGATCGAGCAGATCGTGGATGACGCGTTCCTGCGCCGCATCGCGGAGGAATACGAGAAGGGACGCCTGCTGTTCATCGGCACGACATACATCGACGCGGAGCGCCCGGTTCTGTGGGACATGGGCGCGATCGCGCGCCGGGGCGGGCCCGAGGCGGCGGCGCTTTTCCGGAAAGTCATGCTCGCGTCGGCGTCGATCCCCGCGGCGTTCCCGCCGCAGTACATCGCGGTCGAGTCCGGCGGGAAGAGATTCGATGAGATGCATGTCGACGGCGGCGCCACGGCGCAGGTGTTCGTCTACCCCGCGAGTCTGGATCTGCAGCAGTTTGGGAGCGAGCACGGCCTCACGCGCGAGCGGCGCCTGTACGTGATCCGCAACGGCCTGCTGGGTGCGACCTGGTACCCGGTCAACCCGCGTGCGCTGCCCATCGCGACGCGTTCGATCAGCGCGCTGATCCGCACGCAGGGGGTCGGGGACTTGTACCGAATCTACCTCGGAGCGCTGCGCGACGGCCTGGAATTCAATCTCGCGGTGATCGAGGACGACCTTCCCTTCCCTCCGAAGAGCGCGCCCTTCGACTCGGTGTACATGACCAACCTGTTCAATCTCGGGTACGAGCGTGGGAAGGTCGGGTACCCGTGGATGAAGTCCCCTCCCGGGTTCGATGTGGAAGACATCACCCGCCAGCGGTGAGAGGGAAGTAGCCCCGGCAGGATTCGAACCTGCGACCTGACCGATTATGAGTCGGCTGCTCTACCGCTGAGCTACGGGGCCGGTTGGCGTGACCCAAGCATAACGCCCGCGCGTCAGGGTGGGCG
This Phycisphaeraceae bacterium DNA region includes the following protein-coding sequences:
- the pxpB gene encoding 5-oxoprolinase subunit PxpB, whose amino-acid sequence is MHHPRIIWSGDRTLHLALVEGHGDAHAERIVNVFKAIRDEAVAGVIDLTPASTTVQITIDPGAADPVAIANEALRIARTCALRNSAHESQRTIEIPVCYDSDLAPDLEAIASGAGLSTSDAAALHASAVYTVRFLGFSPGFAYLAGLPAALHAARLDSPRPRVRAGSVGVAGARCGIYPSETPGGWRLIGATPLPMFDAQRPDPCSLRAGDRVRFRAITREEYDARHAVERSS
- a CDS encoding patatin-like phospholipase family protein gives rise to the protein MILVASMSGCVTSKRPFGPLSGPSVELAEIPGFPEPVRFWGDSHPEALAAMAVAATRREEAYLKRRGHTGGLPPAAMLALSGGGENGAYGAGLLCGWTEHGNRPDFKLVTGISTGALIAPMAFLGSEQDANLKRFYTSVTLKDIAKPRGKLDVLWKDAAADTGPLASLIEQIVDDAFLRRIAEEYEKGRLLFIGTTYIDAERPVLWDMGAIARRGGPEAAALFRKVMLASASIPAAFPPQYIAVESGGKRFDEMHVDGGATAQVFVYPASLDLQQFGSEHGLTRERRLYVIRNGLLGATWYPVNPRALPIATRSISALIRTQGVGDLYRIYLGALRDGLEFNLAVIEDDLPFPPKSAPFDSVYMTNLFNLGYERGKVGYPWMKSPPGFDVEDITRQR